The nucleotide sequence CTATTCTTAGATTATGGATTACAATTGTTGATCGCGTATCGAACTAAGAGGCGCCAGCGATTTTTCAATCCGGCAATGATAAGCAAGCACGTGCATCCGTATCAGCACGGCGTATACATGAAGAGTCGCCCTTGCTTTTACGACAGGCTGTGAGCTTTATTGCGGCTAAGAGCAACCGCAACGCAAGAATTAGCAATTGTAATGTTATAACGCAGTGGCGAGTGGAGCTGAGGCACGAAGGAGAACGggaggaagaaagaggaggggaggggaagaaAAAGGGGGAAGGAGTGGGTGGCGGAcggagaaaaagaaggaaagaaagagagagaaaaaggctGCCGGACGAAGGATAAAGAATGCGAGACCCAAGGGGTCACGAGGATTTCATTTGACGGAATAACGTGGCGTTTAAGAACCGGTACCGTTATCGCGCTCGTTGTATATAGGTAAGTACCAGCAGGATTGGGCGACCCCCCCATCTTCCTCGGTGCATTATATTTCGAGGAATCGAAAGTACCGTGTATCCTCCTTCGCTCATTCCGCCCCGCCGTCTGTTTTATCTCCCTTTGAATAATCGCGCACGTTCTCGACCCGCCGTAATTACTCGACTTCCcgccgacgcgacgcgacgggACGCGCGGAATGGGTTACTTATCGTTAGGTGCAAATGATTCATACGAGCTCTCGAGAAGCTTTCGAAGCTGCCGCGAAAAACAATAACGTCTCGGCGTCTATCTGCTTCCCAACTCTATTTCtgtcaattttatcatttaatacttttgaataataggaataaaaatttaatttatctttaaaatatacttttggagattatatatacattaaatatcaatcGCCCGCAAAACGAAACAGACAAGATGACTCTCTACCTACGTCCAACAGTTACCAGTCGTTATTATGCTAACCGCTCATCAGCTGGAAATCAGCAAACTCGGTCGATTCGCTGCGCGTTATTATTCAAGGTGTGGCACTGCTGACACCCATTGGTGGGTGGTCCACCGGTCGCAAACCGCTATGTGTGAACCTCGATTCGGTTGACGATCGTCCCCCGCTCATGACTGTCATCATGTCGGAGGCGAGAAACCGGCGAAATCATGAATAATAGCGCACACTTTGGCTTTCTGAGACAATTACGAATAATCACGGAAATGCATAAAGAGCGTGAGGAACAAAACTTTTCGTCCGATTTTATTCATCTAAGTTCATTGAGAATACCATTTTCTTGATAGAGATTCTCGATTCTGTACTCGCGCCAtgatgtagaaaaaattaaagattattccATATCTGCATAAAACTAATTTTccgtaaaatcaatattacatttttttaatcttgtatttttaatttgtattaattttaatacaaactaGAAACATAAACGcgcgtatttatttatgtatttattttatccttgTATATAGTTCACAACAAGTAAAAAACACGGtgtactttttttgttaatgtgTCACACACGGTCACCATCTGCCGTTCtagacaattataaaaaaaaaaatcgttacgGAAACATGCGTTTTAAAAGGATGAAATCTGCTACCTGTCGTTACGAGATGAGGAAATGGGTATTCATTATCCCATCTCTCTGTTTTGAAACCagcaatttctaaaaattcatcagcatcgaaatttattaattttctcagaTTTGTGCGACGCCCTTTcgttttaatatgataaatatgccGGGACTGGTATACGAAATGACATATATCCGTCGTTAAAATCCCGTTTCAACTTATAGGATGCACATGCTGCATTCCTTAGATTTTCCCAGCATTTTCAATTGCAAATCTATCACAATATTCAACTATTCAAGTATGCGCCAAAATTCATCTTTTGCTTTATTATATGTCAttctaattgtatatatataaaatattatttataaatatcaattataaaatattatttgtaattatcaataaagctaaatattttgcatcaataaaccaaaatagaatatacatacggtacattgtaaaaaatgcataaatacatttacaacATTGTCTCATAGTTAAATTGGtcgaaatatctaattttactaACAATATTTACGTCACGTTGTTAGTGAATCAATCTTATTATCGAACTcacaaacaatttaaaatctttattctctctttctctctctctctctctctctctgctctttctctcccttccttTCTCGTTCGTATAATAACTTAACAGCAACGGAACAGCACAATGCAGTATCCGAGCATAGCGGAGTCAAGATTGACGCAGTTAAGGGTTAAGGTCGGCAAGATCACCGATCACCTTGCAACCTGCTTACATAAGCGGCGACATGTAACGATCCGCACGAGGATAATCGGAAAGAAAGATTCGGCTTTTAATTATCCGTACAGATCGTGCCTGACCATTACAACTGGCGTTTCGAGTCTTAACGAGCCGGCGTCATTGCCTGGGAAAGACATAGCTGGCATATGAAGCCGGTggtcctccccctccccccataGTAATTAAAGCAAATTACGATGATTGTTGATGACTGATCTTGTCATTAATCGAATCGCGTTAAATCTATTTGGTATTTAAATGCAAAcgaaaataattgagaaagCCAACGTGAAATTCAATAACGGTTAACGGTCGCATCACAGTCAATTAGTTCGCCATCGCTGCCTGACTGATCGATCGCCATAAGTCACCGTGCATTTTTCTCATGGCGAAGCGGAATCGCCCTTCGAATGCCTATCAGGACCGCGCGCCGGATAAGGCCCCGAGTGCCTTACTCGTATTACCGCAGCCCGCGCAAGAGCATGTGCTCTTACGGAAGGTTCACGGAGCCCGGTTTTGCCCGCGAGGTGCAAAACAATTCATTACCGCATGACCTCCGACCTCGCAGCGCGAGTCGCTCATTATGGAGCACTTTGATGATCCCGTGTGCCGGCACTTTTCTCCCTCCTCCACCCTCGCGCGCTCTGACTCGGGGGTCCTGCGGCTCGAAGCCAAAATGAGAGAAGCGTGGGAGGATTGGAGAAGAGGAAGGAACCGCGATGATGACGTTGAGTCATCGACGGatgaggaaaaaattatttgctgcGAAAAAGATTACGGACGATCGCGCCGACAAACCGAGATCGTTTATtgagatattgatttttttacgatgGATTCAGTgggttaataaaataaattttagacatTTGTCAAATGTTCAATTCAAgttacgtaaaataaaaaagttgattGACTTGAATGTAACGATATGttttagaatataatctttgccgaatattcaaaaatgttgacttatcataaataaaatcgataaaaatttattttattttgatacacGAAACTTTCGTATAACATATGACCATGAGAaatgttgcatttttatattattaacaagcATGCTATGCCGTCTTCGACACGGTCGTACCAAAAATTCCGCTATTCTTCTTATCAAAGCAATTAGCAATATCAAAAGATCAATATATGTCATGAGATCtgaatttaacaaaatagaaTACTACATTTACAATTGAAAGATACACgatagcaaatttttaattttttaaatactgcaTTTTCTTATAACTTGGATCTCtgcaaattcaatttattacgtattattcattaaaataaatgtcgtgtcgtcaaaaataatttttacttgccaaaaaaaaaaaaaaaaaaataattcaatactcGAAATGTTGAAATTGATGAAATCCTGAAAAAAGGAATCAACGATACGTCATTTCACATCGACGGCCAATTCTCTTAGAGTCTCACGAATTCTCTTGCCAGTGAAGACCCCCTTCGTGAGGCTTCGCGATAACATCTCGCAACTCGAGCTCGAAACGACCGTTAAGAGATCATTAAGGCCGGCGTGAAGAGTGCGATAACGATGATTCTTACGCGCGAGTAAATTCATAGCCCAGTCAATTTAGATACAAGGTACAGGGGACCGCAGGGCCTGATTTAAGTCTCTCTTCGTAAGTTTCTTAACTGCGAGTTCTGGACGTTGCAATTTTGCAAGAGGATCGCCACCGATCCGGGTCCTAGAGGACCGCGGAACGGCAGGTGAAATCTGCCTGAGCTCGCCCGCGAGCCATATGTTATACACGCCACCTAAAATAAGGCGCAGGTAACACCTTGCTGCTGTTACGGAGCAGAGATTGTTTTGTCCGCGGTCTTAAAGGTCCTCCACGGACTAATGAGCCATTCTGCCAGTTATATTGGCCCGATGCCTCGCGCTGCTTTTGATCAGCGCTACTGAAATATAAGACCCATTCGTTATTCGTACGGTGACTCGGATATTTTAGGCTTCTAAGCGCAGCCCACCTGCGTTTCACACGATTAGGGATTCTCTCCGGCTTGTCGACAGGTATTACAAagcggaaataaaaattaaaaatacattttatagataatttatatagatttttaaataatttgataattgaaaatctattaaaagcCGTAAAAActtgtaacattttaaaatgattattctacattaatataaaaactggaatattaatttaaaaaatatatattgtcctcgcctcgaaataaattaatataaacaacttTATAACTCATCgatataacgaaaaatttcTCGAAGGATCACTGAACCGCATCGCATTTAGCTCAGTCGAGATATAAAGTAACGAATAGCTTTTGTATCGAGGTTACCTCGAATACGAGCACAGCGGTAAATATACCGAGTTGCTTCTTTCATCTCATTATTTGTCTCTCACGTTTTTCAATCGATCACGTTCTTGAAACGGTTCGTATCGATTACGATCTGAGAAGTTGTCAGAGGAAcgtattgaataataaatgaatgacGATGATGATTGTACAAAAATCACTTCCCtcgctaatattttaatttctcttaaacTTCAATTATTGCCGATTAgcgagataataatttattaataagttaaaaaaatacaattcattaataatagattaacaaTTTAGCATAATGTCAATATTAGCGAAATATCACGTGTggcaagataaaaattaactaaaaactatacattatattttgatcGTTCAATATTTATCCAGGCGACTGAGAATTTCATAAGGGCAAcggctatatataatttgtgcaCGGATCGCCGCATCATCATCGACGATCATGCTTCTCGAGGAAGAAACGCACGGGCACTAACACACCTGGTGTTACCGGCAGCGGCGATCCTGACACAATGGGACACATACCACCACGGAGTAAAGGGTTGCAAGACGAGAGTCTTCCGGGAAGAGATGAAAGAGACTCTCGCTCGTTGGTCAGGTGTGTGCTGTACATTCTGAAGGAACGATTAGTTTTATACGGGGTCAACTCGGCTCTTCAGCAACCGTGTGTCAGAGATCGTGAGATCGTTATTGCTCGAAATTTCATGCAGAAATATCTAGATTACATGCAGTATTGcttcttataaataatgaggaaaaaaatatataatcaatgcaaatcgaaaactaaaaatataaaagcaacagtatttttattaagcatgATATAAGtagattttttagaaataaaacttCAGTAACATGTATAAGAGTCAATATCGAGGAACAATATATAACTGAAATTGTCAAATCGAATTATACAAGGCAAGAAGGAATTTTTATCGGTGACGGTCGGCCTCCTCGACCCCCTTCGTTTTGTGCCGAAAAAATCTCGTATCTAAAGTCCCATTCTCGGCTCTTGGGGCCCGTACAACGTTGCGACCTTTTGTCACCGAGCAGCCGCTTTTCTCTCGCAAAAGTCTTTGCACAGTGCAAAGCCTCGGCGTGCCATACACAAACGAATAATGGAACCTTTTACCCCGGcgttttatatgtgtgtatatccGTCTCGACGCACCTGTTCGATCAGGCCGATCGCCATAAAAGCCCAGCGGCCAAGGTAGCGTTTGCTTCCACACTTTCTTGCTTGTGCATGCATTTCTCTGCGAGTGTGTACATACAGCGCAGCCTCTGCGAGGGCCGGTACTCGAAAATAGCACGTGCACCTGTCGTGCCGAGCGAAAGGACACCGTTCAATGGGCCGTCATAATTACAGCCATAACGGGGCGATTAACTATACAACACGAGaccataaatgtaaaattgtcagatttaaatattcgcAAATACCAAGATTTGAATtcgatattattcattataattcattaattgttAGTACTTGTTTCTATtccaaattattatcataaaaaaatgataaaatagcgtatcgatttaatatcttCTCCTACGACACATTATACGTTTAATCGATATTTAGATAACTAAATGAAACACATGTTGCTCGCATATATCGATCAGCCGTTGATTAAATGCGTGTTTAACTTGCACCTCGACCCATATATTACTGATGCGAGACAGCGTCGAAAGGGCGATCGAGATCGTGGCACGCATCCATATGGACGAGTCGGCCAAACAAAAAGCTCCGATTGGGAGCGACCACGGCCGATTGAATCGGCAATGCGTGCTAAAGGCACGTGGGATTTAATACGCATTGCAGGTAGCCCATTTTGCCCGAATGAAATGAATTGAACGTATTTCCAGTGCGCGCGCGTTTACTCGCCATATGTTGTTTGTTCCGCTAAAAGAGCTTTGTGCCGGCGCGAACACGCTTGGACGTATGAATGAACACGCGAcggacagagagaaagagagaaagaaatattgtcTCGTGTGCGAGGGCGACGCGGAACGATCTCTCGATTCTTCATTGTGCGAAGAAATTGGATAACCTGCCGGATAATCCGCGCGCATTCACGCCAACGCACGCGAGCCAACGTATATCGATTAATTCTTGCATGATGAGATGTATTGGCGAGGTGAGCTATAACTGTCATGACCGGAAGACGCACTTAACACACACGTTGTGTAACTGACATGTGATTGTGATTAACTTCACAGAAACTTAACTGTAAAGATCGTATATTCGTTGCAGAAAGATGTAGCTGTTGTACAAATATAACTTCTTGTAACCATCTCATTATACTGCAAttgtaagatataattaaagatttttcaattttgccgATTTATCGATTTCATAATAGAACTTATGTACTATACCACCGAAGCATTTTTTCGCATAAATATCTGACAGTCTAAAAGATTGCTTATTTTGCTTCAATAAAAAGATCTGGAATTCTCCCTGTTCGCATGATCGATTCGGACCACCCACGTATAATTGTAGCAACGAATAAATGACAGTAGAAAAGTCGGAAGATATAGAGCGCGTAAACTACGCtctataagagaaaaagatttttttttaccattgtattgtttttctctctctctctcggcggTTCGAAAAGATGAAGTGCGTCCGTTCGCCGAAAGAATTCttctttatcttctttaatGATTTCCGTCCTTCATGGAATGAGAACCTCGTTTTCTTGTCGAAAGACAAAACGCACGATTATATGAATCTCCATatcgttataatattaaactttccAATGTACGACAGATTTAAAATGTGGTAATCAAAGTTCGGCaagattatacaatatttttcatttaataacatCTTGGAAgcgattaaaaaagtaaaaatgtaataaaataaaattttatgtcgataaaaattttaaaaatataaatattgtgtaagttttatagcataaatagagtttattaattttatccttaacttataattatctaaatatgcTAGAGAAGGCACATGTGGGAAACGGAAAAGACAAGGATATATACGTAACacataagaatttaaaatttgaaatccacataattcattttatataaaatatctctctatatatatatataggcaaTATCTCTATTTCTTCTTGTAGTAGTAGTTTACTTTCTTTACAAAACTAGGAATAGTGGTGTTCACCTGAGCCGCGCTGTTAATTACACGCacgataaaaagtaaaaatacacAACAACGGCTCGCTTATGAAAAATctctacctctctctctctctctctctctatatatatatatatatatctttttttcgataatcaTAGCGAGTCTTTTGCTCTTCTGCGTATAATACAATGACTAGTTTGTTCGAGAAACTTATAGTGGATTTGCAAAACGCAAAGTACGGAAAACGTTAATGCAACATACAGAGccgagatctttttttttctcaatccaCGCGTAAacgcttttcttttctccgaTCGGTACAGCTCCGTGCCCAACGcaggtaaattataatatttgtattgttttACTCGCTAATCGCATTAATTGCTAAACTGTACAATCCGCATTTTAGCGCGTGCGAGCGCTTACATATGgtgcttatatattttgacgcGGCGCGGCACCGTCTTGTCAAGTGGCACTTTCGCGAATGGCACTTGGTGCATTGCAACACATGTGAAtgctaaactttttttctttcagattTATACACATCGATTGttagatttaaaatacattttcttcgtactttctaaaatttttttatttaatatgacatTTTTGTAAAGCTTCGCATTGTTccagacatttttttctagcaAACCTATGAAAAATCATTAGCGATATAGTTAAAAACATCATTGATCATCGAAGCGATAATCAATGACGCTTCGATGCGCTCGCACGCCGAAagcaataatgaaataaaactcagaaaaaaagaaaaacttgcaAATCGTCCTACTTCTCGATCTTTTCGTCTTGATCGCATTTTGTGCTCAAGTATatcgaaacaaataaaaaaagaaaaatgtcatgacaaaaaaaatggcaCAGCAGTTTCACGGGACCACATCACGCGGTAATCGGGCGGCTTTTTATGCCAATATTTTCCACGTGACTAAGCAACGTGACTGATCTTTCGGAAGgacgaaataattatctaagtACTAGCATTATCAGCGCGCATACAgtaaatcacaaaaatttttcgttgCTTAATTTCTGACTTCAAGTAATtgatattcttcaaaaaaaatattattttttataaatataacttatattttatataattattaataatgtaatttttgtgtGTGATCTGTACTTTggatatcttataaaatttgttaaagatTTTGTACACTCTTTTAGAAATTTGAAGTCAAAGATTAacaaggaatatatatttttatgaatcacTGCATGTgtgttacacacacacacacacttgtATACCGATATTTACAGTGAAAAGAGTAAAAATGAACAAACGAAaccaatttttatcaaattcttcgaaatatttatttgagaatttaatttcgtaACGACGCGGATTTGATATGATTTTAAAGTGCGTGAAATTAATCCTTTCTCCATAAGATAATCAAAATAGTAAAATCGGATAATACATcttgtaattatttgtttttccaGAATTAACTCAAAGTGTAAATATCTGAGTATTAgactttcttttcaaaataagataatatttgtgcaaattatttttgtgcataaaatatcaatttaatgctaacttaaaaaaaagcagTTCGATGGTGAAAGGATTAATCGAAAACGATATTCCGCGAGCGGTTCACCGAAAGATACCGAACTGCACTATCTCGTCGTTTGTACTGCATTTTAAGGCACTTTGAGACCGTGGAATTGAAAGGTACGTTTGTCGCCGTGTGGTGTAGACCGCACAAACTTACAATTTTAGCAAGGATAAGTGACTGATACGGGGACGCCGGGACAACCGCCCTCCTGATGCTTCGTAAGCAACGACATCCTGCTGAAGGTTTTACTACACCTGTCACAGGAATACTTCTTGACGTCGCTATGAGTCTGCAGATGAGCCCTGAGATTGCTCCTGTCGGCGAACGCGCGGTTGCAATGTTGACATCTGAACGGTTTCTCACCGGTGTGCGTCCGGATGTGACCTTGAAGAAGCCACGGCCTGGAGAATGCTTTACCGCACGTATGGCACTTGCAAGGCAGTGTATGCGTCCGGATGTGCATCTTCAATGCGCCCAGACTGACGTACACCTTCTGACAGTATTTGCATGAGAAGGATTTCTTCGCCTGGCCCTGGGCGGCCGCGCAATGAAACTGCTGATGCTTCGACAGACCCGAGTATGTCGAATACGATTTATTGCAATCCGTACACGAATACCTGGGCGACGTCGTGCTGGAGGATGCGCTCGCGCTCGGGCTGCTCTTCTCCATTTTCGTGTTCACGATCGTAGGCCCGGCGGAGGTGCTACCCGCGGATGATCTGCCGCTGTCACTGCTGGGTGACGAGGACAGGTCTTCCGGCGTCACTGGTGGAGGTGACCGCAACGAGCCGGAACCCACGGAACTCGTGGGCGATAAACCGCAGTGATCTGGACTGCTCCAATGGTAGCTCCTTACGATGGGCCGTTGAATGGTCGGACAGGTCAGTGCACCGTGTGGCGGTGGCGAAATTGACGGATGATGCTCCGGAGAAGAGTGAGGATATCCTGATACTGGATACGACGGATACAATTCCGCTCCGGGATAACGATGATAGGTAGGCGGATGGTATGGTAGATAATGCGGCGGATATAGTGGAGCCGCGCGGGCCCAGGCCGGAGTGGCGTAATGCGCTAGCGGCTCCACCGGAGTATTTAGATTCAATGGTTCTAAGGGCGCCTTGCTTGCCATAAAGTGCAGCGGTGCCGACGTCGCCGTTATACCCGCCGTCGGCGTTGTCGTAGAGCTGTCATTGTGCTGGATCACCTCGACTCGTGCTTTCTTCGCAACCGGATGAATGGGCGCGATACCCGCTGGCGGCGTGATAGTTTTAGTCGGATAGTGATGGTGATAGTGATGCAGCGATGATGGATGGACGTACATCGAGTGGTGAGTCGTCGGCGAAGATGACTCTACTGTTAAAGGTGCAGGAGATACTTTAGAGATGGGCGGCGGTGTCCTGGATGCGCCTTGTTGTTGCTCTTGTTGTtcttgttgttgttgttgttgttgttgttgttgttgatgGTGATTATGATGACGATCCGCGGTTCTCCTCAAATCCTCAGGCTTTGTGCTGAGATTCTCGGGCTCGGGAATATCGTCCACCCCTACGTCGATTATCTCGTCTGCAAGATACGCGTTGCAAAGatacatgattaaaaaaatgcctagtatataaaatatacgtattattaactttatttttttttcttttttcttttttgttaatttattttgtgcatttttttatatttttatgtatttacagttacatattgttatttcaaaatatatagtatacaataattaatataaaaattgcagaaaattatatatataacattaaaaaaaattgaaggaacaaaatcaaagaaaaaaagagaaagagagaagagagaataatgaaatattaaaatattactgatttatttatcttccGTTATTGtgtatactattttattttcaaaactaaaattatactGCTATTTAGTTTGAGATTcttgtgaataatatattctttatatgtataataattaatatattctatatctaACAAAGAGAAATAGCAATATGTgaacaatatgaaaaataataaaatacgcaaAACTCTTTATGCCAAATCTGAATAAgtctctataatataaatatcgaagTCTAGatgatgaaaagaaatttcaatttatattttatattgcgaatGAATAATTTCACGATAATCACCTTTGGTGACTTCAGGGGCTTCATCTTCCTCCTCGGACGTATAATAAAACGGCCGTTTCTTTAACGGACAGTGACTATAATTGTTGTTCTTCTTGATGAAGCTAGGCGGCATCTCAGCGACAAGCATTTTGGCACTGTGATACCGTGAAGAtacttaaaaatgtttttttttttttttttgtatttcttgaTACCGCGACACTATGAAGACACTTGCagtgttttttctcttttatacgaatatattttctccttttatttattgacacAGCATCGCAAAGACACAGCGTTTTCCTTTCGCTTCTtcttttataagtattttgtCACAatgttaatcaaataattacattcttgCTGAATCCTCgcaagaaaataatctttacgCGGCAACCTCACTGCACTGTTATCTCACACATAAGTTCGGAATCCAATGTCTTCTTTTCCGAAAATAGAACCGGCACTTTATCTCttttcaggaaaaaaaaaaaacaagattgaTCCTTCCCACACGTCCGTTCAAAATCAACTGACTGAATGATTGGTCGAGCGATTCAAACGGGATCTAGACTCGCATAAAGCACGAAAGTGAAATGTAGGGATATGCTGCATCGACTCACTCCGAACGTTTCGGCTGCAAGCCGGTGTCTGACTGGCAGGGGATTGTGTCAGGGTCTCTTATAACAGATCGCCCCACCAACTAATTGCAGGTGGCCCGCACGTGCTGCCAAGCCAATACTGGCCTGTAGGCCCCGCGCTGCTTGCCAATGGGAGACAGTCGGTTGTGGGCCGTTGGCCAATCGACGTATGTTCCACCGGCTGGTCCCCCCATCGTCATCAAGCGACGATGAGAGGTACAGGATGCTCGTGAGTGCGACGCGATTGTCCGCTGCGCACCGCGTGCCCTCCTGCCTTTTTCATCATCCCTTCCGCTCTACTCgccatttctttcttttctctctctatcacgcatatgcacgcacacacacacacggcaTGAATTGCAATGTGTGCATGTTATGTTGTTCTCTACGGAGCAGATGCTGTGACCCCTCTTAGGGGACCCCCTCCATTCCGCGcgccatatatacatatcaggGACACGTCGctcgcgcgcgtgtgtatTGAGCCCCCCTCCGCGCGAGAACTCGGCGACTCGcgttttttattcgaatttccGTTCGGCCTACCTGAACCCCGCAccgttctttctctccctctttgtGCGAGAGTGGTTGTCGCGTCGGCTGTTTTGTGTGTCTCTACCTGATACACGCTTGTGTGCACGCTTGCCTGTTACACGCATGTATATGTGCGAGCGTATAGAGGGCAGACACTACTATCCACCTCCTGTTCCCCTTCTGAATTGcatcctccccccccctcccccctccctttCGCGTCGACCTACGGTGCCAGATCTGAACGTAACGGTCGTGTCGCGTGCCACAGCATCGCCCACGCGCGCCGAGAACCTATCTCTATACACGCGTGCGCGTGCTTGTGGGAGCACTCTtgtccccctccccctctccctctccctgtGCGCCAGCAACAGTTTGATCGCCTGCAATTTTTG is from Cataglyphis hispanica isolate Lineage 1 chromosome 15, ULB_Chis1_1.0, whole genome shotgun sequence and encodes:
- the LOC126855053 gene encoding protein escargot-like is translated as MLVAEMPPSFIKKNNNYSHCPLKKRPFYYTSEEEDEAPEVTKDEIIDVGVDDIPEPENLSTKPEDLRRTADRHHNHHQQQQQQQQQQQEQQEQQQGASRTPPPISKVSPAPLTVESSSPTTHHSMYVHPSSLHHYHHHYPTKTITPPAGIAPIHPVAKKARVEVIQHNDSSTTTPTAGITATSAPLHFMASKAPLEPLNLNTPVEPLAHYATPAWARAAPLYPPHYLPYHPPTYHRYPGAELYPSYPVSGYPHSSPEHHPSISPPPHGALTCPTIQRPIVRSYHWSSPDHCGLSPTSSVGSGSLRSPPPVTPEDLSSSPSSDSGRSSAGSTSAGPTIVNTKMEKSSPSASASSSTTSPRYSCTDCNKSYSTYSGLSKHQQFHCAAAQGQAKKSFSCKYCQKVYVSLGALKMHIRTHTLPCKCHTCGKAFSRPWLLQGHIRTHTGEKPFRCQHCNRAFADRSNLRAHLQTHSDVKKYSCDRCSKTFSRMSLLTKHQEGGCPGVPVSVTYPC